The Flavobacterium sp. HJ-32-4 genome contains a region encoding:
- a CDS encoding T9SS type A sorting domain-containing protein: MRKIYTLLALLLASVGGFAQVLNQSANWPNAEWTITGSYATTAAAFEADPTVTANFAFDDDDAVSGHEDNIAAESPTIDLTPAFNAGEYGIEVSVMYGYRYLANDKLIFQYWDADAATWVDWGTTLPNNSTTINDNFCTIPKAIFSTGALNIQQFSANQLTNFRYRISYDDDPNGADWNYGFCFDSPTIISIACFAPTGIAASNVVGQSADINWTGIGTFEYVLDQDAADPASGTTTTNTTYSASGLDFSTTYYFHIRTVCSGSNSPWVTIQFMTGVENDVCASAISLDNMTSPLSGTTIGALNDNLTTCTTANTQRDVFYSISVPNGSTLTMNQTNDYDSTVTVFYGDCDNRTQITCFDDPDEQVVTWANNTGSDQIVYWIQDGYGNGTTGAGGNFTLTWSVIACTNASATYNVVSDCDNSGGFIISVNVSDLGSATSLTASDDQNSATQSVTATGDYVFGPYTNGTNVVISLTNDQNTSCAISSGALTQSACPPSNDTCITAISLDNLTSPLDGTTQAATNDNLTTCATANLQRDVYYSITVPSGSTLTIGQTTNSYDSTVTVFYGDCDNRTQISCFDDPDIQNVVWANDTGSDQVVYWIQDGYGNATQNDGGTFTLAWQVIACTNATATFTTVGDCDNSGGFLVSVDVTDLGSATSLTASDDQNSATQTVSSAGQYTFGPYNIGTNVVITLTNDQDSNCVVNSAALTQIACPPSNDECNNPLELTVNPDYNCGTVTQGSLAGATASAVSNGGTGNPDDDVWFSFVATETSHRVSILNVTGTPTDMVHEVLSGDCSGLTSVLISDANTSNPSGLVPGNTYYVRVFSYATGGTPNTSFNVCVGTPPPPPANDDCSGAVPMTAGTDFASGSMEATTGGATGTAGVPAPGCGSYLGGDVWYSVVVPSTGNLTVETGPAQGITTFDSAIALYSGDCGSMTLISCDDDGAATDAFSKLTVSNRTPGEVIYIRVWEYSNDNVAPFSLSAYDASLTAPGFDADSFLAYPNPVTTVLNLSYTKNISNVAVFNLLGQQVLAKAVSATATQMDMTPLAAGTYLVKVTVDGAVKTLKVVKQ, encoded by the coding sequence ATGAGAAAAATTTACACACTGCTTGCGCTTCTTCTTGCTTCGGTCGGGGGTTTTGCACAAGTACTTAATCAGTCGGCTAACTGGCCGAATGCCGAATGGACCATAACAGGAAGTTATGCGACCACTGCGGCTGCCTTTGAAGCGGATCCGACCGTTACGGCGAACTTTGCTTTTGACGATGACGATGCGGTGAGTGGTCATGAAGACAACATCGCAGCGGAATCGCCTACAATCGATCTGACACCTGCTTTCAATGCGGGTGAATACGGGATTGAGGTATCTGTAATGTACGGTTATCGTTACCTGGCTAACGATAAGTTGATTTTTCAGTATTGGGACGCAGATGCTGCTACATGGGTAGACTGGGGAACCACGCTTCCGAACAACAGCACCACGATTAACGACAATTTCTGTACGATTCCAAAGGCCATTTTCTCAACAGGAGCATTGAACATCCAACAATTCAGTGCCAACCAGCTTACCAACTTCAGGTACAGAATTTCATACGACGACGATCCTAATGGCGCCGACTGGAACTATGGTTTTTGCTTCGATTCGCCGACCATCATTTCCATTGCCTGTTTCGCTCCTACAGGAATAGCTGCTTCAAATGTAGTGGGACAGTCGGCTGACATCAACTGGACGGGTATAGGTACTTTTGAATATGTACTCGATCAGGACGCTGCCGATCCTGCATCTGGAACGACCACGACGAATACGACGTATTCCGCGTCAGGACTTGATTTTTCTACTACTTATTATTTTCATATTCGGACAGTTTGTTCCGGATCGAACAGCCCTTGGGTGACCATTCAGTTTATGACGGGTGTGGAGAACGACGTCTGTGCTTCTGCCATCAGCCTCGACAACATGACGTCTCCTCTGTCAGGAACCACCATCGGTGCGCTGAACGATAACCTTACTACTTGTACGACTGCGAACACACAACGTGACGTCTTCTATTCCATTTCTGTTCCGAATGGTTCGACGCTTACTATGAACCAAACCAACGATTACGATTCAACAGTTACCGTTTTCTACGGAGACTGTGATAACCGTACACAGATTACCTGTTTCGACGACCCGGATGAGCAGGTAGTGACATGGGCCAATAATACGGGCTCTGACCAAATCGTTTATTGGATACAGGATGGCTATGGCAACGGAACCACGGGTGCCGGAGGAAACTTCACACTTACGTGGTCTGTTATCGCTTGTACCAATGCATCTGCAACCTACAACGTAGTTTCTGATTGCGACAATAGCGGAGGTTTTATAATTTCGGTAAATGTCAGCGACCTCGGGTCAGCCACATCGCTCACCGCTTCTGATGACCAGAATAGTGCCACGCAATCTGTAACTGCTACGGGTGATTATGTATTCGGTCCCTATACAAATGGTACCAACGTCGTGATTTCCCTCACGAACGACCAAAACACTAGCTGCGCCATTAGCAGTGGTGCCTTGACGCAGTCAGCATGTCCTCCCTCTAACGATACATGTATCACTGCCATCAGTCTTGATAACCTGACTTCGCCGTTGGACGGAACTACCCAGGCGGCTACAAACGACAACCTCACCACTTGTGCGACGGCAAACTTGCAGCGTGACGTGTATTATTCAATTACCGTACCAAGCGGTTCAACTCTCACAATCGGACAGACGACGAACAGCTACGATTCTACCGTAACCGTTTTCTACGGCGACTGTGACAACCGTACCCAGATTTCGTGCTTTGACGACCCAGACATCCAGAATGTCGTGTGGGCTAATGACACCGGTTCTGACCAGGTGGTATACTGGATCCAGGACGGATATGGAAATGCCACGCAAAACGATGGTGGTACGTTTACACTGGCATGGCAGGTAATTGCCTGTACAAACGCCACGGCTACCTTCACAACCGTTGGCGATTGCGATAACAGCGGTGGATTCCTCGTGTCTGTTGATGTTACCGATCTTGGATCAGCTACTTCCCTTACGGCCTCTGATGACCAGAACAGTGCTACCCAGACAGTTTCGTCTGCAGGTCAATACACCTTTGGTCCCTATAACATCGGTACCAATGTCGTCATCACCCTTACGAATGACCAGGACAGCAACTGCGTTGTAAACAGCGCTGCGCTTACGCAAATTGCGTGTCCTCCTTCGAATGACGAGTGTAATAATCCGTTGGAACTTACCGTAAATCCCGATTACAACTGTGGCACCGTCACACAGGGAAGCCTGGCGGGCGCGACAGCCAGCGCCGTTTCCAATGGTGGCACCGGAAACCCGGACGATGATGTGTGGTTTTCTTTTGTAGCTACCGAAACGTCACACAGGGTTTCTATCCTCAATGTTACCGGTACGCCTACTGATATGGTGCATGAAGTGCTTTCAGGCGACTGTAGCGGACTTACAAGTGTTCTCATCAGCGATGCAAACACAAGCAACCCGTCTGGACTGGTTCCTGGAAACACCTATTATGTTCGCGTATTCAGTTATGCAACGGGAGGTACCCCTAACACTAGCTTCAACGTCTGCGTTGGAACGCCACCACCGCCACCAGCAAACGACGATTGTTCGGGCGCTGTTCCGATGACAGCGGGCACTGATTTTGCATCAGGCTCTATGGAAGCCACCACAGGTGGTGCAACGGGCACAGCAGGAGTTCCGGCTCCAGGTTGTGGTAGCTATTTGGGAGGTGATGTCTGGTATAGTGTGGTGGTCCCTAGTACAGGAAACCTCACTGTAGAGACAGGACCAGCACAGGGTATCACGACATTCGATTCTGCCATTGCACTTTATTCAGGTGATTGCGGAAGCATGACGCTGATTAGCTGTGATGACGACGGTGCGGCTACCGACGCCTTCTCAAAACTCACTGTTTCTAATCGTACACCTGGCGAAGTAATCTACATCCGTGTTTGGGAATACAGCAACGACAACGTGGCACCATTCTCTCTCTCGGCCTATGATGCCTCGCTTACTGCTCCAGGTTTCGATGCGGATAGTTTCCTTGCGTATCCAAACCCGGTCACCACGGTCCTGAACCTGTCGTACACCAAAAACATCTCGAATGTGGCGGTGTTCAACCTGCTCGGGCAACAAGTACTGGCTAAAGCGGTCAGCGCTACCGCGACCCAGATGGATATGACGCCACTGGCTGCCGGAACCTACTTGGTGAAAGTAACCGTGGACGGAGCTGTCAAAACACTTAAAGTGGTAAAACAGTAA
- a CDS encoding glycosyltransferase family 2 protein: MYFSLVVPVYNRPDETRELLESLAASDYGKPFEVVIVEDGSTLRSDEVVAAFTDRLDIRYFSKENSGPGDSRNFGMEKARGDYFLIFDSDCLIPSGYLSAVADALASDYVDCFGGPDAAHESFTDIQKAINFTMTSFLTTGGVRGGSEKLDKFQPRSFNMGLSRRAFEASGGFGDIHPGEDPDLSIRLWKMGFRTRLVSQAFVYHKRRIDWRKFYIQVGKFGKVRPILDQWYPEYAKLTYFFPSAFLLGFITAVVLVFFDIPWLLYLYEVYFVLLFLAAAIETRRLTIAFFSLIAVAVQFYGYGWGFIRSFLAVRVLRRDPRRVFPTLFFTR, from the coding sequence ATGTATTTTTCGCTTGTCGTCCCCGTATATAACCGACCTGATGAAACCCGCGAGTTGCTCGAAAGCCTGGCGGCGTCAGACTATGGAAAGCCCTTCGAAGTCGTTATTGTAGAGGACGGCTCGACGCTTCGCTCGGACGAGGTAGTGGCCGCATTCACCGATCGTCTGGATATTCGGTATTTCTCTAAGGAAAACTCAGGTCCCGGCGACTCGAGAAACTTCGGTATGGAAAAGGCACGGGGTGACTATTTCCTGATTTTCGATTCCGATTGTTTGATTCCGTCAGGCTACCTGTCTGCGGTGGCGGATGCACTCGCATCGGATTACGTAGACTGCTTCGGCGGCCCTGATGCAGCCCACGAGTCGTTTACCGATATTCAGAAAGCCATCAACTTTACGATGACGTCGTTCCTGACAACGGGCGGCGTACGCGGTGGTTCCGAGAAACTCGACAAGTTCCAGCCGCGTAGTTTCAATATGGGCCTGTCACGACGCGCGTTTGAAGCATCCGGCGGATTTGGTGACATACATCCCGGTGAAGATCCCGATCTTTCGATTCGATTGTGGAAAATGGGTTTCCGTACGCGTCTCGTATCACAAGCCTTTGTCTACCACAAACGCCGTATCGACTGGCGAAAGTTCTACATCCAGGTAGGGAAATTCGGGAAGGTCCGACCTATTCTTGATCAATGGTATCCCGAATACGCGAAACTCACGTATTTTTTCCCTTCGGCCTTCCTTTTGGGTTTTATAACCGCCGTTGTGTTGGTTTTCTTCGATATTCCGTGGTTGTTGTATCTGTATGAAGTATACTTCGTTTTACTCTTCCTCGCTGCCGCTATCGAGACCCGCCGCCTTACCATCGCCTTCTTTTCCCTGATTGCCGTGGCGGTGCAATTTTATGGATACGGATGGGGCTTTATCCGATCGTTCCTGGCCGTTCGGGTGTTACGCCGTGATCCGAGACGGGTGTTCCCAACCCTTTTCTTTACGCGATGA
- the coaE gene encoding dephospho-CoA kinase (Dephospho-CoA kinase (CoaE) performs the final step in coenzyme A biosynthesis.) → MTKVIGLTGGIGTGKTTVSKIFAELGVPVYIADDEARRISEQKEVQGRIITQFGPEIVNGEGGIDRRKLAGVVFSDPEKLASLNALIHPLVKAHFQEWLSRQNTHFVIREAAILFESGTNVDCDKVIVVTASLELRIFRIMERDHITREEILARMAHQWPDSQKIALSDYVIVNDDLAETRRQILKIFTELQHL, encoded by the coding sequence ATGACAAAAGTAATCGGACTCACGGGCGGTATCGGAACGGGTAAAACCACCGTCTCCAAAATCTTTGCCGAATTGGGCGTGCCCGTCTATATAGCCGATGACGAAGCCCGCCGTATCTCCGAACAAAAGGAGGTACAAGGCCGAATCATCACGCAATTTGGACCAGAGATTGTAAACGGCGAAGGTGGCATCGACCGTCGAAAACTCGCAGGGGTTGTCTTTTCCGATCCTGAAAAGTTAGCGTCGCTGAACGCCCTCATCCACCCGTTGGTGAAAGCCCATTTTCAGGAATGGTTGTCCCGACAAAACACCCATTTTGTCATCCGCGAAGCTGCCATACTGTTTGAAAGTGGTACGAATGTCGACTGTGATAAGGTTATTGTCGTTACTGCATCTCTCGAATTGCGAATTTTTAGGATAATGGAGCGCGATCACATCACCCGGGAGGAAATACTAGCGCGAATGGCACACCAATGGCCTGATTCCCAAAAAATTGCTTTAAGCGATTACGTCATTGTAAATGACGATTTAGCTGAAACACGTCGACAAATCCTCAAAATTTTCACGGAATTACAGCATTTATAA
- a CDS encoding sensor histidine kinase KdpD: MNRTVFRLLVFLMSLSMIGIILVQLYLINTSLKNNEEQFKYHVNQVLDDVSEKLSQEETFSFYQQYNMLKDSIGKDPKRSELLDFFLVQKNRVTNETVIYSNSIIAEDFNVTLFDSKKDSIKAVSLVSKSRTEVYNGSSIDKSTLQHSQRPDKVFERRTNLDIVDKVRFEAAFHEIAETKPLRDRVTKEHLAELLGRSLHQAGVRTPFEFAVYSHNIVTKVKSDNFKFDKEGVFQTKIFEDQGGNSTYQMFVTFPEKQQYIFSELLGITILSIVFTLVIIIAYSSALSQLIKQRQISEIKTDFINNMTHEFKTPIATINLALDAMKSPKVRDNESTMERYLGMIREENKRMHAQVENVLRISKLERKELDIAKESSDIHDIIDDATEHVHLIIEDRGGTITKHYGAMRSTVLLNDVHFTNVVVNILDNAIKYSPDAPVIDIYTENVKDFVIIRIQDKGSGMSKAAQKRIFEKFYREHTGDLHNVKGHGLGLAYVKRIVDDHNGQIAVESEKGKGSTFIVKLPLIN; this comes from the coding sequence ATGAACAGAACGGTTTTCAGGCTTCTGGTTTTTTTGATGAGCCTTTCCATGATCGGTATTATACTCGTGCAGTTATACCTGATCAACACCTCACTCAAAAACAATGAAGAGCAGTTTAAGTACCACGTCAACCAGGTACTGGATGATGTGTCCGAAAAACTGAGCCAGGAGGAAACCTTCAGTTTCTACCAGCAATACAATATGCTGAAGGATAGTATAGGGAAGGATCCGAAGCGAAGTGAACTATTGGATTTTTTCCTCGTACAAAAAAACCGGGTAACCAACGAAACGGTTATTTACTCGAACAGCATCATTGCAGAGGATTTCAACGTTACGCTCTTTGACAGTAAGAAAGATTCGATAAAGGCCGTTAGCCTCGTGAGCAAAAGCCGCACCGAAGTCTACAACGGTTCGTCTATTGATAAATCGACATTGCAGCACAGCCAACGACCGGACAAGGTTTTTGAACGACGCACCAATCTCGATATTGTCGACAAAGTGCGTTTTGAAGCCGCGTTCCATGAAATTGCCGAGACGAAGCCACTTCGCGATCGCGTGACGAAAGAGCATCTGGCAGAGTTGCTCGGACGCTCGCTTCACCAAGCCGGTGTTCGCACCCCTTTCGAGTTTGCGGTCTATTCGCATAACATCGTGACGAAGGTGAAATCCGATAACTTCAAGTTCGATAAGGAAGGCGTTTTCCAAACCAAGATATTTGAAGATCAGGGCGGAAACAGTACCTACCAGATGTTCGTGACGTTTCCGGAAAAGCAGCAGTACATCTTCTCCGAACTCCTGGGTATCACCATCCTGTCGATTGTCTTCACCCTCGTTATCATCATCGCCTACAGCAGTGCGTTGAGCCAGTTGATCAAACAACGGCAGATTTCGGAAATCAAGACCGACTTCATCAACAACATGACACACGAGTTCAAGACGCCGATCGCCACGATCAACCTTGCACTCGATGCCATGAAAAGTCCTAAAGTGCGCGACAACGAGTCGACCATGGAGCGCTATCTCGGCATGATCCGCGAGGAAAACAAACGGATGCACGCACAGGTCGAAAACGTGTTGCGTATCTCGAAACTCGAGCGCAAAGAACTCGACATCGCGAAAGAATCATCCGATATCCACGACATCATCGACGATGCGACGGAACACGTCCACCTCATCATAGAAGACCGTGGCGGTACGATTACCAAACACTATGGAGCGATGCGCAGCACGGTGTTGCTCAACGATGTCCACTTCACCAACGTAGTGGTCAACATCCTCGACAACGCGATAAAATACTCACCCGATGCGCCGGTTATCGATATCTATACTGAAAACGTGAAAGATTTCGTGATCATCCGTATACAAGACAAAGGATCGGGTATGAGCAAGGCAGCACAGAAGCGGATCTTCGAGAAATTCTATCGCGAACACACAGGCGATTTGCATAATGTGAAAGGGCATGGACTCGGGCTCGCCTACGTGAAGCGGATCGTCGACGATCACAACGGACAGATTGCTGTCGAAAGTGAGAAAGGAAAAGGAAGTACGTTTATTGTGAAACTTCCGTTGATAAATTAG
- a CDS encoding response regulator transcription factor, whose amino-acid sequence METENKKILLVEDDPNFGSILKDYLILNEFEVTLAKNGMEGFEKFKKDTFDLCILDVMMPYKDGFTLAKEIREKNKEVPIIFLTAKSMKEDVLKGYKVGADDYLNKPFDSEVLLMKIKAILQRKASEVKTDATKFEFQIGNFHLNSKLRFLTYKNEEPIKLSPKENELLKLLAVYENDLMPREMALTKIWRDDNYFTSRSMDVYIAKLRKYLKRDEDVEILNIHGEGFRLVVKNKVSE is encoded by the coding sequence ATGGAAACAGAAAACAAGAAGATACTCTTGGTGGAAGACGACCCCAACTTCGGCTCCATTCTCAAAGACTATCTTATCCTTAACGAATTCGAAGTCACGCTCGCCAAAAACGGCATGGAAGGCTTTGAAAAGTTCAAGAAAGACACCTTCGACCTCTGCATACTCGACGTGATGATGCCGTATAAGGACGGCTTCACGCTCGCCAAAGAAATTCGTGAGAAAAACAAAGAAGTGCCGATCATCTTCCTTACCGCCAAATCAATGAAGGAAGACGTGCTGAAAGGCTACAAAGTAGGCGCCGACGACTACCTGAACAAGCCATTCGATTCAGAGGTACTCCTCATGAAAATCAAGGCCATCCTGCAGCGCAAGGCATCCGAAGTAAAAACCGATGCTACCAAGTTCGAATTCCAGATTGGGAATTTCCACCTGAATTCGAAACTGCGCTTCCTGACGTACAAAAACGAAGAGCCAATCAAACTGTCGCCAAAAGAAAACGAACTGCTGAAATTGCTGGCCGTATACGAAAACGACCTCATGCCGCGTGAAATGGCGCTCACCAAAATCTGGCGCGACGACAACTATTTCACCTCCCGAAGCATGGACGTATACATCGCCAAACTCCGCAAATACCTCAAACGCGATGAAGATGTAGAAATCCTGAACATCCACGGAGAAGGTTTCCGACTCGTCGTCAAAAACAAAGTATCAGAATAA
- a CDS encoding acyl-[acyl-carrier-protein] thioesterase: MPIASDFRSVCERNWYVHFTYCHPGGTLRYTDLCNILQLTAGFHAEQGGIAFHDMQASQQAWVLSRMRVEIDTMPKWRDTITVRTWIESLENSRSVRAMEVWSNQQKIIGCETFWAVINTELRRPEPLALPHDHFEKYAGRYATEARVRKVEMRDHEIVGERRVLLSDLDIVDHANNVKYLEWCLDYMEPATVLENRIKALDMNFMRELVLGDTVEISRNAGTFSVLKDGKPCFALEVTF, from the coding sequence ATGCCCATCGCATCTGACTTCCGCTCTGTTTGTGAACGTAACTGGTATGTGCACTTCACCTATTGCCATCCGGGCGGAACGCTCCGGTATACCGACCTGTGCAATATCTTGCAGTTGACGGCCGGTTTCCATGCAGAACAGGGTGGCATTGCCTTTCACGACATGCAGGCTTCGCAACAGGCCTGGGTGTTGTCGCGGATGCGGGTGGAAATCGATACGATGCCGAAGTGGCGCGACACCATTACCGTCAGGACCTGGATTGAATCACTTGAAAACTCGCGCTCGGTGCGGGCGATGGAAGTCTGGTCAAACCAACAGAAAATCATCGGATGCGAAACCTTCTGGGCGGTTATCAACACCGAACTCCGACGTCCGGAGCCGCTGGCGCTACCACATGACCATTTTGAAAAATACGCCGGCCGTTATGCCACGGAAGCACGGGTGCGGAAAGTGGAGATGCGCGACCATGAGATTGTCGGGGAACGTCGTGTGTTACTATCGGACCTCGATATCGTCGACCATGCCAACAACGTCAAATACCTGGAGTGGTGTTTGGATTATATGGAACCGGCTACGGTTCTGGAAAACCGTATCAAAGCACTCGACATGAATTTTATGAGGGAACTGGTATTAGGTGACACTGTGGAAATCAGCCGGAATGCGGGCACTTTTTCAGTTTTGAAGGATGGAAAACCCTGTTTTGCGCTTGAGGTGACCTTTTAA
- a CDS encoding carboxypeptidase-like regulatory domain-containing protein translates to MKLLTLACLGIFLTTCDPNIELDGSSRLVSEGIVTNAAGTPLAHTKIVVTASIPGVTDTLQSVKTDGNGHFKIAFLSPSSATTPLSIRAEAADEQYLPTSVNGLNKSTFTGYYRDMGTIRLFRQTELVTLQIDYPEEAYYGRLDNIYLVAEGAIAPLEDYPTLPTTFKVAPNQQAVLHYTRLASVPGERDQEEEVVITIGLTDTVFTFTL, encoded by the coding sequence ATGAAATTACTTACACTCGCCTGTCTGGGCATCTTTCTCACGACCTGTGATCCCAACATTGAACTCGACGGAAGTTCGAGATTGGTCAGCGAAGGCATCGTGACAAACGCCGCCGGCACACCGCTGGCCCACACCAAGATCGTTGTTACGGCCTCTATTCCGGGCGTAACAGATACATTACAGTCGGTGAAAACCGATGGCAATGGCCATTTCAAGATTGCCTTTCTGTCCCCCTCATCTGCCACTACCCCACTAAGCATTCGCGCAGAAGCGGCAGACGAACAGTACCTCCCCACTAGCGTGAATGGTCTTAATAAATCCACTTTTACAGGCTATTACCGCGATATGGGAACCATTCGCCTGTTCCGGCAAACCGAACTCGTTACCTTACAGATTGACTATCCCGAAGAAGCCTATTATGGCCGACTGGATAATATTTATCTCGTCGCAGAAGGAGCCATTGCACCACTGGAAGACTATCCGACACTTCCTACAACCTTTAAAGTCGCCCCAAACCAACAGGCCGTCTTGCATTATACACGATTGGCGAGCGTGCCTGGCGAGCGTGACCAGGAAGAAGAAGTTGTTATTACGATAGGCCTGACCGATACCGTCTTTACTTTTACACTCTAA
- the miaA gene encoding tRNA (adenosine(37)-N6)-dimethylallyltransferase MiaA yields MPHLITIIGPTAIGKTALSLQLARHFDCEIVSCDSRQFFREMTIGTAVPDAEELASVQHHFIHNKSIFDDYSVGDFEKEALQTLDRLFTKQPVAVMVGGSGLYVDAVLKGFDAFPEVPQHERDYVREAYEKDGIEWLQRELQQRDPVYYESVDRANPQRMMRALEVCRATGKPYSSFLTSAERARSFTPILIGLDTPRETLYERINRRVDLMVHEGLVEEARRLYPHRERNALQTVGYRELFRHFDGEWTLDEAIEEIKKNTRRFAKRQGTWFRRNTGIEWFDISTDTSEIIAFVDRSIRD; encoded by the coding sequence ATGCCTCACCTCATTACCATCATCGGCCCCACCGCCATCGGAAAAACGGCGCTTAGCCTGCAATTGGCGCGACATTTCGATTGCGAGATCGTTTCGTGCGATTCGCGGCAGTTTTTCAGGGAAATGACAATAGGTACGGCGGTTCCGGACGCGGAAGAACTCGCATCGGTGCAGCATCATTTTATACATAACAAGTCGATTTTCGACGATTATTCGGTGGGAGATTTCGAGAAAGAGGCGTTACAAACCCTTGACCGACTTTTTACCAAACAACCGGTGGCGGTCATGGTCGGCGGATCGGGTTTGTATGTGGATGCGGTATTGAAAGGCTTTGATGCGTTCCCGGAAGTGCCGCAACACGAACGGGATTACGTTCGGGAAGCCTACGAAAAAGACGGTATCGAGTGGCTGCAAAGGGAACTACAACAACGCGACCCGGTTTATTACGAAAGTGTCGACCGGGCAAATCCACAACGTATGATGCGCGCCCTGGAGGTGTGCCGGGCCACCGGGAAACCTTATTCTTCGTTCCTGACGAGCGCAGAACGGGCACGGTCTTTCACACCCATTCTGATTGGTTTGGATACACCCCGTGAGACGTTATACGAACGCATCAACCGCCGGGTCGACCTGATGGTGCACGAAGGGTTGGTGGAGGAAGCGCGACGCCTTTATCCCCATCGCGAACGCAATGCGTTGCAAACAGTAGGATACCGGGAGCTGTTTCGGCATTTCGATGGCGAATGGACACTTGATGAAGCCATCGAAGAAATAAAAAAGAACACCCGTCGTTTCGCCAAGCGCCAGGGTACCTGGTTTCGCAGGAACACGGGTATCGAATGGTTTGACATTTCGACTGACACATCGGAAATAATAGCATTCGTAGACCGTAGTATCAGAGACTAG
- a CDS encoding exonuclease domain-containing protein — translation MYAILDIETTGGQYNEEGITEIAIYRFDGHEVVDQFISLVNPEKPIQPFVVKLTGINNAMLRSAPKFHEVAKRIVEITDGCILVAHNASFDYRVLRTEFRRLGYDFQKHTLCTVELSQKLLPEQPSHSLGKLVRALGIPMADRHRATGDALATVKLFKLLLEKDTDKEILTGLVKFEIEKGLAPKLLDIVDRMPSRTGVYYLHNEAGEIMYIGKARNIRKRINQHFTDTLAKSKKIQALVYDVTYEETGSELIAGLKESEEIKRLKPTFNRAQKKTVFPFSIYHEETPGGYLSLRIAKTDPTRREVDAFVNRQQAQNALYDITERYTLCQKINVLDTVETYCFPHSLGKCNGACQADEQPEAYNARVMDFLENERFFGANLLVTDNGRTVNERSAVLIENGILRGYCYFDLNYQVTRPDILHNILIPMPANRDTTNILRFYLKRNKFKKILRF, via the coding sequence ATGTACGCTATCCTCGACATAGAGACCACCGGAGGCCAATACAACGAAGAAGGCATCACCGAAATCGCGATCTACCGCTTTGACGGACACGAAGTCGTAGACCAGTTCATCAGTCTGGTCAATCCGGAGAAACCCATCCAACCGTTCGTGGTCAAGCTGACGGGGATCAATAACGCCATGTTGCGGTCGGCTCCGAAATTCCATGAAGTAGCGAAACGGATCGTGGAGATCACGGATGGCTGTATCCTCGTGGCCCACAATGCATCGTTTGACTACCGGGTATTGCGTACGGAGTTCCGTCGTTTGGGATACGATTTCCAGAAACATACGCTTTGTACGGTCGAACTCTCGCAGAAGCTATTGCCCGAGCAGCCGTCGCACAGCCTCGGAAAACTCGTCCGGGCGCTGGGCATCCCGATGGCAGACCGGCACCGCGCAACGGGTGACGCCTTGGCCACAGTCAAATTGTTCAAGTTGTTGTTGGAAAAGGACACCGATAAGGAAATCCTGACCGGACTGGTGAAGTTTGAAATCGAAAAAGGACTGGCACCCAAACTGCTCGATATCGTCGACCGAATGCCATCAAGAACCGGCGTGTACTACCTCCACAATGAGGCCGGCGAGATCATGTATATTGGAAAAGCACGCAATATCCGCAAGCGCATCAACCAACATTTCACCGACACGCTGGCGAAAAGTAAGAAGATACAGGCGCTGGTATACGATGTCACCTATGAAGAAACCGGAAGCGAACTGATTGCCGGCCTGAAGGAATCGGAAGAGATAAAACGATTGAAACCAACCTTTAACCGTGCGCAAAAAAAGACGGTCTTCCCGTTTTCGATTTACCACGAAGAGACGCCCGGAGGCTACCTCTCGCTACGCATCGCCAAAACAGACCCCACGCGCCGTGAAGTCGATGCCTTTGTCAACCGGCAGCAGGCACAAAATGCCCTTTACGATATCACCGAACGGTATACCCTTTGCCAGAAAATCAATGTGCTCGATACGGTCGAAACGTATTGCTTTCCGCATTCGCTGGGAAAATGCAACGGTGCCTGCCAGGCAGACGAGCAACCCGAAGCGTATAATGCCCGGGTAATGGATTTTCTCGAAAACGAACGCTTTTTCGGTGCCAACCTGTTGGTGACCGACAACGGACGAACGGTCAACGAGCGAAGCGCCGTGCTAATTGAAAACGGCATCCTCAGAGGATATTGCTATTTCGATTTGAATTACCAGGTCACCCGCCCGGACATCCTGCACAACATCCTGATTCCGATGCCCGCTAACCGCGATACCACTAACATTCTCCGGTTTTACCTGAAACGAAACAAGTTCAAAAAAATACTCCGGTTCTGA